One genomic window of Halobellus limi includes the following:
- a CDS encoding putative ATP-dependent zinc protease: MSTDGDPVRVGVLSLHNSKETKAILNAVDDLGHEGIWLRRENTAISVEDGDVAIEPEVDIVANRLLLSNTEEPAELLGLATTFERIRPMLNEPASVLTAIHKFATAATLANWNIKVPDALLALSNERLNKGRDRFGEVGVYKSAIGTHGGGTWKVDLTEPVNPKVGSRQAFLQDLIDRDENEHRDLRVYVVDGEVIGAMYRYAPEGEWRTNVALGGDVTDATENMPKEARETALYAAEVMELDYVGVDLIEGDDGWFVLEVNPTAGFRGLHKATGRSPAPYIAKLAIEQSGGEVDDERVEELSATLDDSRPAGMPRVNSGPVGDRPTIGYIEEVVVSGTSGSTQAKAKSDTGATRTSIDTSLAAEIGAGPIKSMTRVRSGSVKSGKARPVVDLVIGIGGTQHTVTASVEDRSHMDYPLLLGRDILQHYQVDVNRRSDAGGPDDDEREEEYLE; encoded by the coding sequence ATGTCTACTGACGGAGATCCGGTTCGAGTCGGCGTCCTCTCACTGCACAACAGCAAGGAAACGAAGGCGATTCTCAACGCCGTCGACGACCTCGGCCACGAGGGCATCTGGCTGCGCCGGGAGAACACCGCGATCAGCGTCGAGGACGGCGACGTCGCCATCGAGCCCGAAGTGGACATCGTGGCCAACCGGCTGCTGCTCTCGAACACCGAGGAGCCGGCCGAACTGCTGGGGCTGGCGACGACCTTCGAGCGGATCCGCCCGATGCTGAACGAGCCCGCCTCGGTGCTGACCGCGATCCACAAGTTCGCCACGGCGGCGACGCTCGCGAACTGGAACATCAAGGTCCCCGACGCGCTGCTCGCGCTCTCGAACGAGCGGCTGAACAAGGGCCGGGACCGCTTCGGCGAGGTCGGCGTCTACAAGTCCGCGATCGGGACCCACGGCGGCGGGACGTGGAAGGTCGACCTCACGGAGCCGGTCAACCCCAAGGTCGGGAGCCGACAGGCGTTCCTCCAGGACCTCATCGACCGCGACGAGAACGAGCACCGCGACCTCCGCGTGTACGTCGTCGACGGGGAGGTCATCGGCGCGATGTACCGCTACGCGCCCGAGGGCGAGTGGCGGACCAACGTCGCGCTCGGCGGCGACGTCACCGACGCGACGGAGAACATGCCGAAAGAGGCCAGAGAGACCGCGCTGTACGCGGCGGAAGTGATGGAACTGGACTACGTCGGCGTCGACCTCATCGAGGGCGACGACGGCTGGTTCGTCCTCGAGGTCAACCCGACCGCCGGGTTCAGAGGCCTGCACAAGGCGACCGGGCGAAGCCCCGCACCGTACATCGCCAAGCTCGCGATCGAACAGAGCGGCGGCGAGGTCGACGACGAGCGCGTCGAGGAGCTGTCGGCGACGCTCGACGACTCCCGGCCGGCGGGGATGCCGCGCGTGAACTCGGGGCCGGTCGGCGACCGCCCGACGATCGGGTACATCGAGGAGGTCGTCGTCTCGGGGACCAGCGGGTCGACGCAGGCGAAGGCGAAGTCCGACACGGGAGCGACGCGGACGAGCATCGACACGTCGCTGGCCGCCGAGATCGGCGCCGGACCGATCAAGAGCATGACGCGCGTCCGCTCGGGGTCGGTGAAGTCCGGGAAGGCCCGCCCGGTCGTCGACCTCGTCATCGGCATCGGCGGCACGCAGCACACCGTCACCGCGAGCGTCGAGGACCGCTCGCACATGGACTACCCGCTGCTTCTCGGCCGCGACATCCTCCAGCACTACCAGGTCGACGTGAACCGACGATCCGACGCGGGGGGGCCCGACGACGACGAGCGCGAAGAGGAGTACCTGGAGTAG
- a CDS encoding succinylglutamate desuccinylase/aspartoacylase family protein → MSTDGTFTYNGGKVEPGERQNLRYGISETYLGDPVRIPVTVINGERSGPTVFLSAAAHGDELNGIEVVREVAHEWDLADLAGTLVCLPVMNVPGFLAQQRYLPIYDRDLNRSFPGREDSTSAKRMAARIFDNFVAPCDFGIDFHTSTRGRTNMLHVRADMSDEAVERLARAFGSNVIIDSEGSDGILRTEATRVGIPTVTVEMGEAHRFQRGLIDDALDGVESVFAEYELLEASAVRWPGWRTVIDDANEKTWIRADAGGIVDMHHERGSLVREGERICTLTNPFKDDNVAVEAPFTGLLVGVLENPVVYPGNPLCHLVELEPDVRRVVEREQAAGGT, encoded by the coding sequence ATGAGCACCGACGGGACCTTCACGTACAACGGGGGGAAGGTCGAACCCGGAGAGCGACAGAACCTCCGGTACGGTATCAGCGAGACGTACCTCGGCGATCCGGTCCGCATTCCGGTCACCGTCATCAACGGCGAGCGGTCGGGACCGACGGTGTTCCTCTCGGCGGCGGCGCACGGCGACGAACTCAACGGCATCGAGGTGGTCCGCGAGGTCGCCCACGAGTGGGACCTCGCGGACCTCGCCGGAACGCTCGTCTGCCTGCCGGTGATGAACGTCCCCGGATTCCTCGCCCAGCAGCGCTATCTCCCCATCTACGACCGCGACCTGAACCGGTCGTTCCCCGGCCGGGAGGACTCGACGAGCGCCAAGCGGATGGCCGCGCGCATCTTCGACAACTTCGTCGCGCCCTGTGACTTCGGCATCGACTTCCACACCTCCACGCGCGGTCGGACGAATATGCTCCACGTTCGCGCGGACATGTCCGACGAGGCGGTCGAGCGACTCGCGCGGGCGTTCGGCTCGAACGTGATCATCGACAGCGAGGGCAGCGACGGCATCCTCCGGACGGAGGCCACGCGGGTCGGCATCCCGACGGTGACCGTCGAGATGGGCGAGGCACACCGGTTCCAGCGCGGCCTCATCGACGACGCGCTCGACGGCGTCGAGAGCGTCTTCGCGGAGTACGAACTGCTGGAGGCGTCGGCCGTCCGCTGGCCCGGCTGGCGGACCGTCATCGACGACGCGAACGAGAAGACGTGGATCCGCGCCGACGCCGGCGGCATCGTCGATATGCACCACGAGCGCGGCTCGCTCGTCCGCGAGGGCGAACGGATCTGTACGCTCACGAACCCCTTCAAGGACGACAACGTCGCGGTCGAGGCCCCCTTCACGGGCCTGCTCGTCGGCGTGCTGGAGAACCCCGTGGTCTACCCCGGCAACCCGCTCTGTCACCTCGTCGAACTCGAACCGGACGTCCGTCGGGTCGTCGAGCGGGAACAGGCGGCCGGTGGAACGTAG
- the sdhC gene encoding succinate dehydrogenase, cytochrome b556 subunit yields MSQSYNRGLIEDFGRWREFSAGMWAWVFHKFTGWVLVGYLFTHIAVLSTALQSPDAYTTTIQSLESLLVVRILEVGLLSVAVFHILNGLRLLFVDLGVGLEAQDKSFYASLLLTGAIAVASVPTFLAGVFG; encoded by the coding sequence ATGAGTCAGTCTTACAATCGGGGCCTCATCGAGGACTTCGGCCGCTGGCGGGAGTTCTCGGCCGGGATGTGGGCCTGGGTGTTCCACAAGTTCACCGGATGGGTGCTCGTGGGGTATCTCTTCACCCACATCGCCGTCCTCTCGACGGCGCTGCAGAGCCCGGATGCGTACACGACGACGATCCAGTCCCTGGAGAGTCTGCTCGTCGTGCGCATCCTCGAGGTCGGGCTGCTGTCGGTGGCCGTCTTCCACATTCTCAACGGCCTCCGGCTGCTGTTCGTCGATCTCGGCGTCGGGCTCGAAGCACAGGACAAAAGCTTCTACGCGTCGCTGCTTTTGACGGGCGCAATCGCCGTCGCGAGCGTGCCGACGTTCCTCGCGGGGGTGTTCGGCTGA
- a CDS encoding succinate dehydrogenase, which yields MAERYSSFEAGGRRWLWQRITAAFLVVVLAFHFFLLHFVNHADEVTFAMSQARMQELTYFSLMILFLLTATFHGVNGVYNALINQGLTGTRKTAVKLVLVVASAVVIVQGVRTALAWAGGVPI from the coding sequence ATGGCCGAGCGCTACTCCTCCTTCGAGGCCGGCGGCCGCCGCTGGCTCTGGCAGCGCATCACGGCCGCGTTCCTCGTGGTCGTGCTCGCCTTTCACTTCTTCCTGCTCCACTTCGTGAACCACGCCGACGAGGTCACCTTCGCGATGTCGCAGGCGCGGATGCAGGAACTGACGTACTTCTCGCTGATGATCCTCTTCCTCCTGACCGCGACGTTCCACGGCGTCAACGGCGTCTACAACGCCCTCATCAATCAGGGCCTCACCGGGACGCGGAAGACGGCCGTGAAGCTCGTCCTCGTCGTCGCCAGCGCCGTCGTGATCGTCCAGGGCGTCAGAACCGCACTCGCGTGGGCCGGAGGCGTCCCGATCTAA
- a CDS encoding succinate dehydrogenase/fumarate reductase iron-sulfur subunit, translating to MSTQLPDQTEDESSAGEAEPTSAAQERRMAKKRERAAERDERRQAEEAEAALADEETYHLKVFRYDPEIEGKKEPRFDDFHVPYHKGMTVLDALMYARDTYDSSLTFRHSCRQAVCGSDAMFVNGSQRLCCKTQLSDLEEPVRIEPLPHAEVVKDLVVDMEHFYDQMEAVEPYFQTNDLPDGELEEQRQSRENREKVKMSTRCIWCGACMSSCNIAAGDNEYLGPAAINKAYRFTMDEREGEDMKQQRLEILEQEHGVWRCQTQFSCTEVCPKDIPLTEHIQELKREAVKNNLKFW from the coding sequence ATGAGCACGCAACTTCCAGACCAGACCGAGGATGAATCGTCCGCCGGCGAGGCCGAACCGACGTCCGCCGCGCAGGAGCGCCGGATGGCGAAGAAGCGCGAGCGGGCCGCCGAACGAGACGAGAGGCGGCAGGCCGAGGAGGCCGAAGCGGCCCTCGCCGACGAGGAGACGTACCACCTGAAGGTGTTCCGGTACGACCCCGAGATCGAGGGCAAGAAGGAGCCGCGCTTCGACGACTTCCACGTCCCCTACCACAAGGGGATGACCGTCCTCGACGCGCTGATGTACGCCCGCGACACGTACGATTCGAGCCTCACCTTCAGACACTCCTGCCGGCAGGCGGTCTGCGGGTCGGACGCGATGTTCGTCAACGGGTCACAGCGGCTCTGCTGTAAGACGCAACTCTCGGATCTCGAAGAGCCGGTCCGCATCGAGCCGCTCCCGCACGCGGAGGTCGTAAAGGACCTGGTCGTGGATATGGAGCACTTCTACGACCAGATGGAGGCCGTCGAGCCGTACTTCCAGACGAACGACTTACCCGACGGCGAACTCGAAGAGCAGCGGCAGTCCCGGGAGAACCGCGAGAAGGTGAAGATGTCGACGCGCTGTATCTGGTGCGGCGCGTGTATGTCCTCCTGTAACATCGCCGCGGGCGACAACGAGTACCTCGGCCCGGCGGCCATCAACAAGGCGTACCGCTTCACGATGGACGAGCGCGAGGGCGAGGATATGAAGCAGCAGCGCCTGGAGATCCTCGAACAGGAACACGGCGTCTGGCGGTGTCAGACGCAGTTCTCCTGTACGGAGGTCTGTCCGAAGGACATCCCGCTGACCGAGCACATCCAGGAACTGAAACGAGAGGCGGTGAAGAACAACCTCAAGTTCTGGTGA
- a CDS encoding HalOD1 output domain-containing protein, giving the protein MEYSPRPETVSGAVVSAVADAEDVSPLELTPLASVLDPDALDALFASDSMAIEEVRFDYEGYTVVIDDNRDVTLLE; this is encoded by the coding sequence ATGGAGTACAGCCCACGACCAGAAACAGTCTCCGGAGCGGTCGTTTCGGCGGTCGCAGACGCGGAAGACGTTTCGCCGCTGGAACTGACGCCGCTGGCATCCGTCCTCGACCCCGACGCCCTCGACGCCCTGTTCGCTTCCGACTCGATGGCGATCGAAGAGGTCCGTTTCGACTACGAGGGCTACACCGTCGTCATCGACGATAACAGAGACGTCACGCTTCTCGAATAG
- a CDS encoding FAD-binding protein — MHEHDVIVVGAGGAGLRAAIAAQEEGADVAIVSKLHPVRSHTGAAEGGINAALREGDSWEDHAYDTMKGSDYLGDAPAIETLAQDSPEEVIQLEHWGMAFSREDDGRVSQRPFGGLSFPRTTYAGAETGHQLLHTMYEQLVKRGIQVYDEWYVLDLAVSDEETPEERSCHGVVGYDVQSGNIEGFRARDGVILATGGPGQVYDHTTNAVANTGDGVAMAYRAGVPIEDMEFIQFHPTTLPSTGVLITEGVRGEGGILYNEDGERFMFEYGYANNDGELASRDVVSRAELTEINEGRGIEDEYVHLDMRHLGEERIVDRLENIIHLSEDFEGVDPLEEPMPVKPGQHYAMGGVETDENGETCISGLYAAGECACASVHGSNRLGGNALPELIVFGARAGHHAAGRDIGEAEIPTGKRGEWEAGDVETPVEPGAVEPSVEADATGGDAVADGGSGPDPAGLVERATERAKERVEALLDNEDGRNHAEIRAEVQQSMTENVNVFREKEGLEQALRDIREAREAYEDVGVADQSRTFNTDLQQTIETRNVIDLAEAITLGALAREEFRGAHWRKEHQERDDENWLKHTLLSWNDGSPELWYKPVLLEGENKRYEPKIRSY; from the coding sequence ATGCACGAACACGACGTCATCGTGGTGGGCGCGGGAGGCGCGGGCCTCCGCGCGGCCATCGCGGCGCAAGAAGAAGGGGCCGACGTGGCCATCGTCTCGAAACTCCACCCGGTACGGAGCCACACCGGCGCGGCGGAGGGCGGCATCAACGCCGCGCTCCGGGAGGGCGACTCCTGGGAGGACCACGCCTACGACACGATGAAGGGGTCGGACTACCTCGGCGACGCCCCGGCCATCGAGACGCTGGCGCAGGACAGCCCCGAGGAGGTCATCCAACTGGAACACTGGGGGATGGCCTTCTCCAGGGAGGACGACGGCCGCGTCAGCCAGCGGCCGTTCGGCGGCCTCTCGTTCCCGCGGACGACCTACGCGGGCGCGGAGACCGGGCACCAGCTCCTGCACACGATGTACGAGCAGCTGGTCAAGCGCGGCATCCAGGTCTACGACGAGTGGTACGTCCTCGACCTCGCCGTCAGCGACGAGGAGACGCCCGAAGAGCGGAGCTGCCACGGCGTCGTCGGCTACGACGTCCAGTCCGGGAACATCGAGGGCTTCCGCGCCCGGGACGGCGTCATCCTCGCGACCGGCGGCCCCGGCCAGGTGTACGACCACACCACCAACGCGGTGGCCAACACCGGCGACGGCGTGGCGATGGCCTACCGCGCGGGCGTCCCGATCGAGGACATGGAGTTCATCCAGTTCCACCCGACGACGCTCCCCTCGACGGGCGTCCTGATCACCGAGGGCGTCCGCGGCGAGGGCGGGATCCTCTACAACGAGGACGGAGAGCGCTTCATGTTCGAGTACGGCTACGCGAACAACGACGGCGAACTCGCCTCCCGCGACGTCGTCTCTCGGGCGGAGCTGACGGAGATCAACGAGGGCCGCGGCATCGAGGACGAGTACGTCCACCTCGATATGCGTCACCTCGGCGAGGAGCGGATCGTGGACCGACTGGAGAACATCATCCACCTCTCGGAGGACTTCGAGGGCGTCGACCCGCTCGAAGAGCCGATGCCGGTCAAGCCCGGCCAGCACTACGCGATGGGCGGCGTCGAGACCGACGAGAACGGCGAGACGTGCATCTCCGGACTCTACGCCGCCGGCGAGTGCGCCTGCGCCTCGGTCCACGGCTCGAACCGCCTCGGCGGCAACGCGCTGCCGGAACTCATCGTCTTCGGTGCCCGGGCGGGCCACCACGCCGCCGGCCGCGACATCGGCGAGGCCGAGATCCCGACCGGCAAGCGCGGCGAGTGGGAGGCCGGCGACGTCGAGACGCCGGTCGAACCCGGTGCCGTCGAACCGAGCGTCGAGGCCGACGCCACCGGCGGCGACGCGGTCGCTGACGGCGGCTCCGGCCCCGATCCGGCCGGCCTCGTCGAGCGCGCGACCGAGCGCGCCAAAGAGCGCGTCGAAGCGCTTCTGGACAACGAGGACGGTCGCAACCACGCGGAGATCCGCGCCGAGGTCCAGCAGTCGATGACGGAGAACGTCAACGTCTTCCGCGAGAAGGAGGGCCTCGAACAGGCGCTTCGGGACATCCGCGAGGCGCGCGAGGCCTACGAGGACGTCGGCGTCGCCGACCAGTCGCGGACGTTCAACACCGATTTACAGCAGACCATCGAGACGCGGAACGTCATCGACCTCGCGGAGGCGATCACGCTCGGCGCGCTCGCCCGCGAGGAGTTCCGCGGCGCGCACTGGCGCAAGGAGCACCAGGAGCGCGACGACGAGAACTGGCTGAAGCACACGCTGCTGTCGTGGAACGACGGCTCGCCCGAGCTGTGGTACAAGCCGGTGCTGCTCGAAGGCGAGAACAAGCGGTACGAGCCGAAGATCCGGAGCTACTGA
- a CDS encoding NADPH-dependent FMN reductase, whose translation MTDRPHVVAVCGSLREASRTRLALSHALDGVREAGGSGELIDLREFELPMYDPDVDDQADGRELRARLRAADAVILGTPMYHGSYSNVVKNALDYCGFDEFEGKTVGLLAVAGGSFPVTALEHLRSVCRALDAWVVPHQVAVPRASGAISEDGTFDDEDLAERVRVLGRRVVQYADIEPDPASFESEHNAGA comes from the coding sequence ATGACCGACCGTCCACACGTCGTCGCCGTCTGTGGCAGTCTACGCGAGGCAAGTCGGACTCGACTGGCGCTCTCTCACGCCCTCGACGGGGTTCGGGAGGCCGGCGGGAGTGGGGAACTGATCGATCTCCGGGAGTTCGAGCTGCCGATGTACGACCCCGACGTGGACGATCAGGCCGACGGCCGCGAACTCCGGGCCCGACTCCGGGCCGCCGATGCCGTCATCTTGGGGACGCCGATGTACCACGGCTCTTACTCGAACGTCGTGAAGAACGCCCTCGACTACTGCGGGTTCGACGAGTTCGAGGGCAAGACCGTCGGTCTGCTGGCCGTCGCCGGAGGGTCGTTCCCCGTGACGGCGCTCGAACACCTGCGCTCGGTCTGTCGGGCCCTCGACGCCTGGGTCGTCCCGCATCAGGTCGCGGTCCCCCGCGCTTCCGGCGCCATCAGCGAGGACGGGACGTTCGACGACGAGGATCTCGCCGAGCGGGTCCGGGTCCTCGGTCGGAGAGTCGTCCAATACGCCGACATCGAGCCCGATCCGGCTTCCTTCGAGAGCGAGCACAACGCGGGCGCTTAA
- a CDS encoding SDR family NAD(P)-dependent oxidoreductase, whose amino-acid sequence MTEHSPEPELYDSLDGQVALVTGANRGLGRQIAENLHDLGATVFAATRSITHDVPDEWEHLLVDVTQEGEISDAADEIFQSAGRLDVVVNNAGVGGSDTDIVSEPVETIDRTLATNLRGPMLVCKHTVPLLLQTDGGRVVNLSSGMGALGGEQSGSSPAYRVSKTGLNGLTAYLHGEYGDEGLLANSVSPGWVRTEMGGEEADRSVEEGAETPTWLCRFRPGSPAGRFWQDREPIEW is encoded by the coding sequence ATGACCGAGCACTCACCGGAGCCGGAGCTGTACGACTCCCTCGACGGGCAGGTCGCGCTCGTCACCGGAGCCAACCGCGGACTCGGCCGCCAGATCGCCGAGAACCTCCACGATCTCGGGGCGACGGTCTTCGCCGCCACGCGGTCGATCACGCACGACGTCCCCGACGAATGGGAGCACCTCCTCGTCGACGTCACCCAGGAGGGCGAGATCTCCGACGCGGCCGACGAGATCTTCCAGTCGGCGGGGCGGCTGGACGTCGTCGTCAACAACGCCGGGGTCGGAGGGTCCGATACGGACATCGTCTCCGAGCCGGTCGAGACGATCGATCGAACGCTCGCGACGAACCTCCGCGGCCCGATGCTCGTCTGCAAGCACACGGTCCCGCTGCTGCTGCAAACCGACGGCGGCCGCGTCGTCAACCTCTCCTCGGGGATGGGCGCGCTCGGCGGGGAACAGTCGGGAAGCTCGCCGGCCTACCGCGTCTCGAAGACCGGGCTGAACGGCCTCACGGCGTACCTCCACGGCGAGTACGGCGACGAGGGGTTGCTCGCGAACTCGGTGTCGCCCGGGTGGGTCCGCACCGAGATGGGCGGCGAGGAGGCCGACCGGTCCGTCGAGGAGGGCGCGGAGACGCCGACGTGGCTCTGTCGGTTCCGCCCCGGCTCGCCGGCCGGCCGGTTCTGGCAGGACCGCGAGCCCATCGAGTGGTGA
- a CDS encoding NUDIX hydrolase has translation MSADQRDDAAAAGGTAASDDADVHENALQDVIAVDSDDNRTGLANRLDAHTGDGVRHRAFTCLVFDDEGRILLGQRAPGKRLWDTHWDGTVASHPVEGQSQIDATAQRLEEELGITPDQYDDLRVTDKFEYKRYYENAGLEWEVCSVLKVTLDDTSLDPDEEEIAGLLWADYEHLHEHPEWYRQLRLCPWFEIAMRRDFED, from the coding sequence ATGAGTGCAGATCAGCGCGACGACGCCGCGGCCGCCGGCGGGACCGCCGCGAGCGACGACGCCGACGTCCACGAGAACGCCCTCCAGGACGTGATCGCCGTCGACTCCGACGACAACCGGACGGGGCTGGCGAACCGACTCGACGCCCACACCGGCGACGGCGTCCGACACCGGGCGTTCACCTGTCTGGTCTTCGACGACGAGGGGCGCATCCTGCTCGGCCAGCGCGCGCCGGGCAAGCGCCTCTGGGACACCCACTGGGACGGCACGGTCGCCTCCCACCCCGTCGAGGGACAGTCGCAGATCGACGCGACGGCCCAGCGCCTGGAGGAGGAACTCGGGATCACGCCCGACCAGTACGACGACCTCCGGGTGACCGACAAGTTCGAGTACAAGCGCTACTACGAGAACGCCGGCCTGGAGTGGGAGGTCTGTTCGGTGCTGAAGGTGACCCTCGACGACACGTCGCTCGATCCCGACGAGGAGGAGATCGCGGGACTGCTGTGGGCCGACTACGAGCACCTCCACGAGCACCCCGAGTGGTACCGGCAACTCCGGCTGTGCCCGTGGTTCGAGATCGCGATGCGTCGCGACTTCGAGGACTGA
- a CDS encoding tRNA-dihydrouridine synthase yields MFEPRVALASLSGEADADWARDGSDHAGAAFLGGIALDESTREAARALVARDRTEFLPPDPLAFVERELDALSDAPIRPGVNVRSATLEPVSAVAAVCADRDAIVEINAHCRQSEMCDAGCGEALLRDTDRLRSFVAAASDAGADVSVKVRTEVTGVDLAGVARAVESAGADAIHVDAMDSESVVADVAAAAPSLFVVANNEVRGGESVREYLAYGADAVSLGRPSTDGRVRRRVRAAVDEWFDGDGTTIDERFDDGEAASADRTDGGET; encoded by the coding sequence ATGTTCGAGCCCCGGGTCGCGCTGGCGAGTCTCAGCGGCGAGGCGGACGCCGACTGGGCCCGCGACGGCAGCGACCACGCCGGCGCGGCGTTCCTCGGGGGCATCGCCCTCGACGAGTCGACCCGGGAGGCCGCCCGCGCGCTCGTCGCCCGGGACCGCACGGAGTTCCTCCCGCCGGACCCGCTCGCGTTCGTCGAGCGCGAACTCGACGCGCTCTCGGACGCTCCGATCCGGCCGGGAGTCAACGTCAGGAGCGCGACGCTCGAACCGGTCTCGGCGGTCGCAGCGGTCTGTGCCGACCGCGACGCGATCGTCGAGATCAACGCCCACTGCCGGCAGTCGGAGATGTGCGACGCCGGTTGCGGGGAGGCGCTCCTCCGCGATACCGACCGGCTCCGTTCGTTCGTCGCCGCCGCGAGCGACGCCGGCGCCGACGTGAGCGTGAAAGTCCGTACGGAGGTCACAGGCGTCGACCTCGCGGGGGTCGCCCGCGCGGTCGAATCCGCCGGCGCGGACGCGATTCACGTCGACGCGATGGACTCGGAGTCCGTCGTCGCCGACGTCGCCGCGGCCGCCCCGTCGCTTTTCGTCGTCGCCAACAACGAGGTCCGCGGGGGCGAGAGCGTCCGCGAGTACCTGGCGTACGGGGCCGACGCGGTGAGCCTCGGCCGGCCGAGCACCGACGGACGGGTCAGACGGCGGGTTCGAGCGGCGGTCGACGAGTGGTTCGACGGCGACGGAACGACGATCGACGAGCGGTTCGACGACGGCGAAGCGGCGAGTGCCGACAGAACGGACGGCGGGGAGACGTGA
- the cofD gene encoding 2-phospho-L-lactate transferase → MVTFLAGGTGTPKLLDGADRVFDSAETTVVANTGDDVELGGHLVCPDVDTVLFNEGGVLDTETWWGVDGDTTATHEELHRLADAAGLDSGPRYLNDEAQTAGRDIARWRRFSGVAEFMRIGDRDRAVHVTRTSLLDEGHSLTEATRTLAAAFDLEIGLLPMSDDPVATIVHTSEGPMHFQEFWVHRRAEPEVLDVEFRGSETAEPTPAVLDALDDPVVVGPSNPVTSLGPMLAMDAFADALASTRVVAVSPFVEDEVFSGPAADLMAGVGRDPSTAGVADAYPFADAFVLDADDGTDLDRPVVRTDTEIGGPDDAERVARAAKRALEAVD, encoded by the coding sequence ATGGTCACGTTTCTCGCCGGGGGGACGGGAACCCCGAAGCTCCTCGACGGCGCGGACCGCGTGTTCGACTCCGCGGAGACGACCGTCGTCGCGAACACCGGCGACGACGTCGAACTCGGCGGGCATCTCGTCTGTCCGGACGTCGACACGGTGCTCTTCAACGAGGGCGGCGTCCTCGACACCGAGACGTGGTGGGGCGTCGACGGCGACACGACGGCGACGCACGAGGAACTGCACCGCCTGGCCGACGCGGCCGGCCTCGATTCGGGGCCGCGGTACCTCAACGACGAGGCCCAGACCGCCGGTCGCGACATCGCCCGCTGGCGGCGGTTCTCCGGCGTCGCGGAGTTTATGCGGATCGGCGACCGCGACCGGGCGGTCCACGTCACCCGCACCTCGCTGCTCGACGAGGGGCATTCGCTGACCGAGGCCACGCGGACGCTCGCCGCGGCGTTCGACCTCGAAATCGGGTTGCTGCCGATGAGTGACGACCCGGTGGCGACGATCGTGCACACCTCGGAGGGGCCGATGCACTTCCAGGAGTTCTGGGTCCACCGACGGGCGGAGCCCGAGGTGCTGGACGTCGAGTTCCGCGGATCCGAGACGGCCGAGCCGACGCCGGCGGTGCTCGACGCGCTCGACGATCCCGTGGTCGTCGGCCCGTCGAACCCGGTCACGAGCCTCGGCCCGATGCTCGCGATGGACGCCTTCGCCGACGCGCTGGCGTCGACGCGGGTCGTCGCCGTCTCGCCGTTCGTGGAGGACGAGGTGTTCTCCGGCCCCGCCGCGGACCTGATGGCGGGCGTCGGCCGCGATCCCTCGACGGCGGGCGTCGCGGACGCCTACCCCTTCGCGGACGCGTTCGTCCTCGACGCCGACGACGGGACGGACCTGGACCGGCCGGTCGTCCGGACCGACACGGAGATCGGGGGTCCCGACGACGCCGAGCGGGTCGCCCGAGCGGCGAAAAGAGCACTGGAGGCGGTCGATTGA